The Euphorbia lathyris chromosome 2, ddEupLath1.1, whole genome shotgun sequence genome includes a window with the following:
- the LOC136216625 gene encoding heat shock 70 kDa protein 8 — MAEAQYTVASDSETTGEEQTSSPFPEIAIGIDIGTSQCSVAVWNGSEIELLKNSRNQKLMPSYVTFKDDTPSGVVSTQLSHEREILSGSAIFNMKRLIGRVDTDPVVHASKSLPFLVQTLDIGVRPFIASLVNNAWRSTTPEEVLAIYLVELHAMAEVQLKRPVRNVVLTIPVSFSRFQLTRIERACAMAGLHVLRLMHEPTVVALLYAQQQQQVVHENMGSGSEKTALIFNMGAGYCDVAVSATAGGVSHIKALAGAAIGGEDMLQNMMQHLLPNSENLFSSHGINEIHMMGLLRVATQDAIHQLSFQSSVQVDVDLGNGTTINKIIMQEEFEEVNRHVFEKCENLILQCLHDSKVDIDYVSDVILVGGCSNIPKIRNLVKAICKRQELYEGMDPFEAVVCGAALEGAIASGISDPLGSLDLLTIQATPLAIGIRADGNNFIPVIPKNTTMPSRKERLFTTAHDHQTEGLILVYEGEGKTVEENHLLGYFKVVGIPPALKGVPEITVCIDINASNVLRVFAGTRMPGTEKLVGPFIEVRMPTVDDGHGWCAEALHRAYGSSLDLVTYHKKA; from the coding sequence ATGGCTGAAGCACAGTACACTGTTGCATCTGATAGCGAAACCACTGGAGAAGAACAAACTTCCTCTCCTTTTCCGGAAATTGCAATTGGAATTGACATTGGCACTTCACAGTGCAGTGTTGCAGTTTGGAATGGCTCTGAGATTGAGCTACTAAAGAACAGTAgaaatcagaagctgatgccgtCATATGTGACCTTCAAAGATGATACTCCTTCTGGCGTAGTAAGTACTCAACTGTCTCATGAGCGCGAAATATTATCTGGATCGGCAATTTTCAACATGAAACGCTTGATTGGCAGAGTGGATACTGATCCAGTTGTTCATGCAAGTAAAAGCCTTCCGTTTCTGGTACAAACTTTGGATATTGGTGTTCGTCCGTTTATTGCATCCTTGGTGAATAATGCTTGGAGATCCACCACTCCTGAAGAAGTTCTGGCAATATATCTTGTGGAATTACATGCCATGGCTGAAGTTCAGCTGAAGCGGCCTGTAAGAAATGTTGTTCTAACTATTCCAGTGTCATTTAGTAGGTTTCAGCTGACACGAATAGAACGAGCTTGTGCCATGGCTGGGCTTCATGTCCTCAGACTTATGCATGAACCAACAGTTGTGGCTCTGTTATATGCACAACAGCAGCAACAGGTTGTACATGAGAATATGGGCAGTGGAAGTGAAAAGACTGCCCTCATATTCAATATGGGAGCTGGGTACTGCGATGTAGCTGTGAGTGCTACGGCTGGAGGGGTTTCACATATTAAGGCCTTGGCAGGAGCTGCTATTGGAGGCGAAGATATGTTGCAGAACATGATGCAACATCTCTTGCCAAATTCAGAGAACCTTTTCTCAAGCCATGGAATCAACGAAATCCACATGATGGGATTGCTTCGAGTCGCAACACAAGATGCAATTCATCAGCTTTCCTTCCAATCTAGTGTTCAGGTTGATGTTGATTTGGGAAACGGGACAACAATAAATAAGATCATCATGCAAGAAGAATTCGAGGAAGTGAACCGTCATGTGTTTGAGAAGTGCGAGAACCTCATACTACAGTGCTTACATGACTCAAAAGTCGACATAGACTATGTGTCTGATGTAATTCTCGTGGGCGGATGCTCGAACATACCGAAGATAAGAAATCTGGTGAAAGCTATATGTAAAAGGCAAGAACTCTACGAAGGGATGGACCCATTTGAAGCTGTAGTCTGTGGAGCAGCACTTGAAGGAGCAATTGCGTCCGGAATTAGCGATCCTTTGGGAAGTTTAGATCTATTAACTATCCAAGCTACTCCTCTAGCCATCGGTATAAGAGCAGACGGAAACAACTTTATTCCCGTGATACCTAAAAATACCACAATGCCTTCCAGAAAAGAGCGTCTTTTTACAACTGCCCATGATCACCAAACTGAAGGCTTAATACTTGTGTATGAAGGTGAAGGGAAAACAGTGGAAGAGAACCATCTGCTTGGCTATTTCAAGGTTGTTGGAATTCCTCCAGCGCTTAAAGGAGTTCCAGAGATAACTGTGTGTATTGACATTAATGCCTCTAATGTGCTGAGAGTTTTTGCTGGAACAAGGATGCCAGGGACCGAAAAACTGGTAGGGCCTTTCATTGAAGTGAGGATGCCTACTGTTGATGACGGACATGGTTGGTGTGCTGAAGCATTGCATAGAGCTTATGGGTCTTCACTAGATCTGGTTACTTACCACAAGAAGGCGTGA